CGCGCCCCGCTGGACATCTCCGGCGAGCGCGTCTACCGCTTGGCTCCGCTCGAACTTGCCTCGGCGATGCAGCTCTTCGTCGACCGCGCGCAGGCCGCCGATCCCGACTTTACCGGCGCGACCTGCGCGGCGGCGATCGAACAGATCTGCACGAACCTCGACGGCATCGCGCTGGCGATCGAGCTCGCCGCGGCGCGCGTTCGGGCGATGCCCGTAGAGGCCCTGGCCGCGCACCTTGAGCCGCGTCTGCTCGTGGGCGGGCGAGACCGTCGTCCGCATCAGCAGACGATGCGCGCACTCATCGACTGGAGCTACGATCTGCTCGACGACGACGAGCGGCGTGCGCTGCGTCATTGCGCGGTCTTCCTGCGCGGCTTTACCCTGGAAGTTGCCGACGACGTGTGCGGCAGCGGAAGCGATGACTGGCGCGTCCTAGATCTGCTGGCGTCGCTGGTCGACAAGTCGCTCGTGGTCTCCGAAGGCCGAGGGCGCGATCAGCGCTACCGCTTGCTGGAGCCGATTCGCGAGTACGCAAGGCGGCGGCTGACCGAGGCGGGCGAGGCCCCCGACGCCCAGCGCCGGCACTCCAACGCCTTCGCGAGGCTGGCGCACGCTGCGTACGAGGAATGGGACACGGCGCCGTCGCCCGATTGGCTCTCGCGCGTGGAGCACGATCTATTGAACTTTCGGGTTGCCATTCGCTGGCCGCTCGATGAGGGCAACGATGTTAATCTTGCTGCGCAGCTTGCCGCCGACACGAGCCCGATCTTTTTACGCCTCTCGCTGCTGGGCGAAGCGATCGGATGGTGCGAGCAAATTCTCGAGCAACGTCCCGCGCTGCCGGCCGGCGTCGAAGCGCGGCTGCGCTACGGACTCTCCATGCTCTACAACAATCAAGGAGCGAGTGCGAGTGCCTTCGACCAAGCGCTGCGCGCCGTCGACTTGTACCGCGAAGCCGGCGAAGCGCGCGGGCGGGCTCGCGCACTCGCCCAAATCGCCCACCGCTACGCAACGCAAGAGCGCTACGACGAAGCACGCGGCGCGGCGGAGGAGGCACTGCAGCTCGCTCGGGAGCTCGGCGATCGCGGCTTGCTGGCCGACGCGTTACGGCGCGGTGCGCCGGCCTTCGCCGTCAGCGATCCCGAGCGGATGCGGCGGCTCCACGCCGAGAGCGTCGAGCTCTTTCGTTCGCTTGGCCGCGACGACGACACCGCGCGGGCGCTGACGTGGTGGGGTCAGTCGGAAGCGGAGATCGGGGAATACCGCTCGGCTGCCCAGCGCCTCACGGAGGCAAAGGCGCTCGCCGGGGAGGATCTCGAGATCGTCATCGCCGTCGACATCGTCGCGTACTATCTGGTGCTTGGCGATCGCGAAAACGCGACGCCGGTAGCCCGTGAGGCACTGTACCTCGCCGCGAAGACGCGCCATCCGATTCACACGCCGTTTGCGATTACCTATATTGCCGTGCTCGGACGGGAGCACGACGCCATGGAAGCCGCGAGGCTCGCCGGCTTCGCGGAGAGTCGTCTCGCGTCGATGGCCTGGCAGCGCGTCGTGTCGGATCGTGAGATCGCGCAAGGCCTCGTCGACGAGCTCGCAAACCTGCTAGGGGAAGAGCGGCTCGCGCAGTTGCTTGCCGAGGGCGCGACGCTAACCGAAGAAGAGGCCGTCGCTCGCGCGACGGCACTCTCATCATCGCTCTGAACGGCCCAGCGTCAGCAAGGCCTCAAGCCGGCGGCGCCGCGGATATCGTTATTCTCGTTATAGAAGCACTGTTGCTTAAGCGAAAACGTGCCGTGCTCGCCGCTGCAGCCGTTCACCGCCTGGTACTGCCCCCGTAACCGATTGTTCGAGCCAGAATACCTGGCGTGAAAGGAGAACGAACATGCGGTGCTCGCGATCGTCGCGACGAAGACGCCCTCCATCCCATGGGCGGTGTTCTGCGCCGACGCGGCGTTGGAATACGAAGCGGTGCCGAAGCTGAACGCAAAATAGCCACCGAGGTTCTCTCCTAGGCCGGCGAAGTTGGCTGATGCGCTTCCCGTCCCGGTGACGCTGTCGGTCACGGAGCCGGCGTATTGGCCGGTGAGATTCCGGTTGCCGTTATTGAACAGGTTGACGTTGACGGGAACGGCCGGCGCCGGTCCCGCGCTCAATGCGAAGATGCCGAATGCGAAAAGTGCTGCGGTGTAAAGACGTAAATATTTCATCACACGCTCCTCTGTAAAGCTAACGCGCGCGCGAGCGCGTCCCGAAAGGCTTACCGCAATTTGTCTGCGAAGGCCTCTTTTCGCAGTCACTTCAACGGAGCAAAGGAGCAGTGGAGCATGCAAATTGAACGGCGCGCGTCGATAGCGGTCGTCCTCATTGCTGCGCTTGTATTGCCGTTCGCGCAGGCGGCCATGGCTGGAACAACCGGGACGATTACCGGTACGGTATCCGACGCGAGTACGCGTGCGCCGATCGCCGGCGCGCAAGTCACGGCCTCAAGTCCCTCGCAGGTCGCCCACGTGACGACCGATGCGTCGGGGCGCTTCACCTTCCTTTCTCTCGCGCCCGACACGTACGCGATCTCCGCCGAGCACGGCGGCTACGAAACCAACGTGCTCACCGGCATCTCGGTTTTCGCCGATCAAA
This DNA window, taken from Candidatus Cybelea sp., encodes the following:
- a CDS encoding adenylate/guanylate cyclase domain-containing protein encodes the protein MTSPALPTGTVAFLFSDIEGSTRRWDAYADAMRDALRRHDEIMRTEIERRRGYIFKTIGDAFCAAFSNVEDALNAAVAAQRQLAGQDFAAVDGVLVRMAINDGEADERSGDYFGTAVNRTARLLSAGHGGQVLLSGHSADALNARLPAGITLRHLGTLPLRDLREPERVYQPIAVGLRSEFKALRALKTPPNNLPRQSTSFIGRYDDAARVQGLLARSAVVTIVGAGGIGKTRLALEVAANRLNDERDGAWIVDLASITDSGLIAGTILAGVHAEPKPDEEPLDTLLTHLEKRELLLLLDNSEHLVSETAKIAAKIVARCPQITILATSRAPLDISGERVYRLAPLELASAMQLFVDRAQAADPDFTGATCAAAIEQICTNLDGIALAIELAAARVRAMPVEALAAHLEPRLLVGGRDRRPHQQTMRALIDWSYDLLDDDERRALRHCAVFLRGFTLEVADDVCGSGSDDWRVLDLLASLVDKSLVVSEGRGRDQRYRLLEPIREYARRRLTEAGEAPDAQRRHSNAFARLAHAAYEEWDTAPSPDWLSRVEHDLLNFRVAIRWPLDEGNDVNLAAQLAADTSPIFLRLSLLGEAIGWCEQILEQRPALPAGVEARLRYGLSMLYNNQGASASAFDQALRAVDLYREAGEARGRARALAQIAHRYATQERYDEARGAAEEALQLARELGDRGLLADALRRGAPAFAVSDPERMRRLHAESVELFRSLGRDDDTARALTWWGQSEAEIGEYRSAAQRLTEAKALAGEDLEIVIAVDIVAYYLVLGDRENATPVAREALYLAAKTRHPIHTPFAITYIAVLGREHDAMEAARLAGFAESRLASMAWQRVVSDREIAQGLVDELANLLGEERLAQLLAEGATLTEEEAVARATALSSSL